The Gemmatimonadales bacterium DNA segment TACCGTTCGCCACCGTGCCCCTCTCCCCCGAGTAGGCGTCCACCAGCTCGGTGCCGTCGCGGAACACGCCGAAGACGGGGATGGTCTTGGCGCCTTCCCCCTGGTCCATCGCCACCAGCACGCGATCGACGAGCCCGTCCGTCTCGAGGGTGCGGCTGAAGATGTATGGCTCCGCCTGGAGCCGGCGATGCAACCCCGCCCCCACGGCCGGGTGGGCCCGGCGGAACCGGCCCAGCTTCCGCCAGTGTCGCAGGATAAGGGTGGTGGAGCCCCCGCGCTCCAAGCCTGTCCAGTTCATGAACGAGCGGAGGTTGGCGTCGCCCTCGGCGCCCTCGATCCTGAGGGGCCGGGCCAGCTCGTCCCCGTAGTAGATCTGGGCGCCGCCCGGCGCCAGGAGGAGGCGGGTCCCGGCGCCGAAGGGGTCCGCGCGGTCCCGGTCATACGGCGACCCATCATCGTGCGAGCTGACGTAGTTGAGGATCGCGACCCCGCGCAGCGCGCCGGCACCGAGTGCCGTCGAGTACCGCGTGAAGAGACTGTCCAGCGACCCGGCGGCGTCCCGCTTGAAGCCGAAGTTGATGAGGCCGTCGTAGCCGTGGGCGAAGAAGTCCACGGTCCGGTCCCCGAAGTTGTATGCTCGCCCCTGGCTCAGCCCGTAGCCGTACACCTCGCCCATCATGTAGAAGGGGAGGCTGTCCAGGACCTGGGCCGGATGGGCCCGTTTCCAGTCCGCGAACGCCCGCTCGGCTTCCCGTTTCAGCTCGGCGCTGACCGCCTCTCCGAAGTGCTTGGCGGTGTCCATCCGGTAGCCGTCGAACCCGAACTCGCGCACCCAGTCGGTGAGCCACTTGATGATGTAGTAGCGAGGCGCGCGGGGATAACCGGTCCGCAGGAAGAAGGCGTTGAGCCCGGCCACCTCCTGATCCCGGCGGCCCTCCCGCGCCCACTTCTCGAGCAGCGCCGGGGGGAGATCCACGGGATCGTCCCGGTCGGTGCGGACGTCCGGGAGGGTGGCCACCAGGGTGCAGTTCACGGTGGTGGTGTAGTCCCGGTAGGTGCAGTTGGGGCCCGTGCGGACCCAATCGTTAGGCCACGGGGGATCCTGGGGGGTCACGGGCCCGGTGTGGTTGATGACGGCGTCCATAAGCACGCGGATGCCGTGCCGGTGGGCCGCGTCGACCAGCGCGTGCAGGTCCTCCTTGGTGCCCAGCGCCGGCTCCACCGCGGTCCAGTCCCGGGTCCAGTAGCCGTGGTATCCGTAGGTCTTCCCCGTCCCCTCGTCCACGCTCCCGCGGATCTGCTCCACGAAGGGGGTCAGCCAGATGGCGTCTACCCCCAGGCTGTCGAAGTACCCCTCCTCCAGCTTCCGGAGCACGCCGGCGAGGTCCCCGCCCTGGAAGCTGCGCAGCAGCGCTCCATCCTGCGCTCGGCCCAGGGCGTGGTCGTTGCCGGGATCGCCGTTCTGGAAGCGATCGGTGAGGAGGAAGTAGACCGTGGCGCTGTTCCAGAACACCGCCGGATCCGCGGCCACGGCCGGCCCGATGTCCCGGCTTCCAGCATCGGAGCCGCGGGCCT contains these protein-coding regions:
- a CDS encoding alpha-amylase family glycosyl hydrolase; its protein translation is MNIVMRTVAIIGAGAMVLSGCNDKARGSDAGSRDIGPAVAADPAVFWNSATVYFLLTDRFQNGDPGNDHALGRAQDGALLRSFQGGDLAGVLRKLEEGYFDSLGVDAIWLTPFVEQIRGSVDEGTGKTYGYHGYWTRDWTAVEPALGTKEDLHALVDAAHRHGIRVLMDAVINHTGPVTPQDPPWPNDWVRTGPNCTYRDYTTTVNCTLVATLPDVRTDRDDPVDLPPALLEKWAREGRRDQEVAGLNAFFLRTGYPRAPRYYIIKWLTDWVREFGFDGYRMDTAKHFGEAVSAELKREAERAFADWKRAHPAQVLDSLPFYMMGEVYGYGLSQGRAYNFGDRTVDFFAHGYDGLINFGFKRDAAGSLDSLFTRYSTALGAGALRGVAILNYVSSHDDGSPYDRDRADPFGAGTRLLLAPGGAQIYYGDELARPLRIEGAEGDANLRSFMNWTGLERGGSTTLILRHWRKLGRFRRAHPAVGAGLHRRLQAEPYIFSRTLETDGLVDRVLVAMDQGEGAKTIPVFGVFRDGTELVDAYSGERGTVANGRISLTTGFGLVLLSERR